The Mesotoga sp. Brook.08.105.5.1 sequence ATATCTCGTTGAACTGACCATCAAGCTCTCCAATAGTCTTTTTCTCACCTGTACGGACAAGCCTTATTAGCCTTTCGAGTTGCCTAACTAGTGTGAAATAAACGGTAACGGTCGATGTGGCCGCCAAAACAACTACTAGAAAAACTCTCTCGAGACTGAAACCGTATAAGAGGGAGAACAGGAATCCTGCGCCCAGCACTACTCCGCCTACGATGTAGTGATAGCCTGGTTTGAACAGACCTCTATCAGACTTTGACAAGCGTTATGGGTTCTCCTTCTTCAATAGAAAGGAAATGCTGTGCGCTTCCCTTGTTCACAGTTATCTCCAAAAAACCGGCTGAATCGAAGTGAGCCATCAGGTTTCCCGGGTTGACATCGTAATAAGTGTTTCCAAAGGTCAGCTTGAAGGGTCTTCTCCCTTTAACTATCTCAAGAGTATCGCCTTCTTCCAGATCCTTTCCAAGAGATGCTGGAATATTGGTCTCGAGGTTCCCAAAGTGATCATAGAAGGCGGTCTCTCCCATAATCGTATTTCCATCTCTGACAGGCTTCTTGTATTTCAAGTACTCGAAGTTCATAAGTCTTGAACCAAGCTTTTCTGGCTCGACTCCCGCATCCACATAGGCAGCCACTGGAGCGAAGATATCTCTACCGTGGAAGCTTCTCGAACTGCCTCTGTGGTATTCTCTGTTTTCCAATTCACGAATCTCGTGAATACCATACTCTTCCCCAACAAATGTGAACAAACCGTTGTCGGGACCAACAAGCCGCCTTCCATCCTTAAGAATCATCATTATTGGCTTTCTCGAAGTTCCCACGCCGGGATCGACAACTGCGAGGAAGACTGCATCCTTGGGAAGATCCCTTATTACTCTTTGCACGACGTATGCTCCGTGTTTAATGCTGAAAGGTTTGATATCATGGCATATATCTATTATCTCCGCCTTTCTATTTACTTCTTTAATCGCGGCTTTAGCTACACCAACATAGTAGCTGCTTAGTCCCCAGTCACTCAAAAATGCTATCACAGTTATCCCTCCATAATAGGACGATAGAAGAGAACACTCTTTCTACGCCTTCTGATTCCAGCTTATAAAGATTTGAATCGGTCTTACAGTCTGTGGCTCCGAAGCCGGGAACTTGTTTGCCGTAATTCGAGACGAACCGGGAAAGCTGTTCTTCTCTACGGTGCTCAGATGGAAGTAGCAACACTGCAACAACCTCTGCCTTTTCT is a genomic window containing:
- a CDS encoding GIY-YIG nuclease family protein, producing MILLFLKEPEEISSRGKAWSLETGYYLYVGSAMKSLSERVKRHLVERKKRHWHIDFLREKAEVVAVLLLPSEHRREEQLSRFVSNYGKQVPGFGATDCKTDSNLYKLESEGVERVFSSIVLLWRDNCDSIFE
- a CDS encoding SAM-dependent chlorinase/fluorinase: MIAFLSDWGLSSYYVGVAKAAIKEVNRKAEIIDICHDIKPFSIKHGAYVVQRVIRDLPKDAVFLAVVDPGVGTSRKPIMMILKDGRRLVGPDNGLFTFVGEEYGIHEIRELENREYHRGSSRSFHGRDIFAPVAAYVDAGVEPEKLGSRLMNFEYLKYKKPVRDGNTIMGETAFYDHFGNLETNIPASLGKDLEEGDTLEIVKGRRPFKLTFGNTYYDVNPGNLMAHFDSAGFLEITVNKGSAQHFLSIEEGEPITLVKV